aaacttgcttctttcactgtgcTCTCTGACTCACCTCAAATTTTTTACTGCACAAGATCTAAGAATCCTACTTTGTGGTCTGTATCAGGAACCTCTTTTCCAGCAAAATCTTTCAGCAACACCATGAAGGGACACCAAGACAAGACCCCCACTCCAAGGAAAACAATCCACATAGAATCATTCAGCTGGCAAGTGGGCTGTCTTTTAGAGTCGCGAAGCCATTCAGGTTGGCAAGAATGATTACCCACTATTACTTAAGTGAGAGGCCCTAGGGTATAATATTAGGGTGAGAGACTCAGCCCAAAGTTAGAGACCTGGGGGTGTCATACTCAGATTAGAGGCCAAGCCCACAGGGTTAGAGGCCCTGGGGAATATTGAGAAGAATGGATTTGGCTAAACAAGATGTTTGCCACTTTCTGTTTTTGGACTGTCCACCTTGTGCTTTGTCCCTCACCTGAGTGCTCTGCATATTGTTGCCTTTCTGCCCACCGCCTCCGTTTTGCAGTAGTCTGGAGGCTGCCCCAGGAAAGAGGCCCCAAACAGTTTAGCTTTTACTTTCCTTAGTGATCCTCTGACTTTTAGCCTTGATGTCTTAGAGCTATTGCTGCTACCACTTTTCTAGTTGGCAAAGCTAATAAACTAACATTAGAACAGCACCTACAGGTTTTTGACCCCACAACAAGGGAAGGTGGTCCTAGAAGCTAAAGGGCACCAGTGGATAATAggagaatatttatgaaagtgtGAGGCCTTATTGCTAGACCGACCCTCCAGACATAACCCTTAAAGCCTGGCAAaccataaacccagctacttaccTGTCAGAGTCCACAGGTGCTCCCAGCCTTTCTGGCATacaggttgtattagtctgttctcacgctgctaataaagacatatctgaggctgggtaatttattaaaaaagaggtttaattgactcacagttgcacgtggttggagaggcctcacactcatggcagaaggcaggtgaggaacaaagtcacatctcttacatggcagcaggcaaaagagcttgtgtagggaaactcccctttataaaaccatcagctgtaatcccagcactttgggagtccaaggcagtggatgacctgaggtgaggagatcgaggccagcctggccaacatggtgaaactccgtctatactaaaagtacaaaaattagacaggcatggtggtgggcacctgtaatcccagctactcgggaggctgagacaggagaatcgcttgaacccgggaatcagaggttgctgtgagccaagatcacgataatgcactccagcctgagcaacagagcaagactctgtctcaaaaataaataaataaataaaccaccagatctcatgaggcttattcactgtcacgagaacagcatgggaaagacccatcccccgattccattacctcccactgggcccctcccacgatatgtaggaattatgggagctataattcaagataagatttgactggggacacagccaaagcatgtcacaggttatgaaacaaatttattctAGCAGGCCAGACGTAGGAGTGATGAGCCCCTTGACCATCCCAAGGAAGAGTGGTTAACAGATGCAAGTTTTTTTATGCATCAGGAAAACAGGAGGGCTAGATATGCTATTAGTAGTCAGCACAAGAGAATCAAGGCACAAGCCTTGCTGGCCTCGACCTCAGCTCAAAAAGCTGAGTTAATTGAACTTACTAGGCCCCTGCAGTTGGAAAggatttaaaagttaacatttacactgattccaAGTCTGATTTTTTAGTGCTTCATGCTTATGCTGCAATTTGGAATGGGTGGGGACTCCTGACCCCAAAGGGCTTTTCCATACAACATCATTCAGATTTTGAGCTTGTTAGAATGCTGCTTTGCTGCCAAaaagtgactataattaattGCAGAGGAGATCAAAAGAGAGACTGACCATGTAAAAGGAAATGCCCTTGTAGATGCCACAGCCAAGGCCCCTGCACTGAAAGGGCCAATGAAGCTTGTGGGCGTGCTGGTCAGCATACATAGAACTGGGCCGGAATACcctgaagaagaacaaaaatggtCCAGGGATTGCATTTCAGTCCAGGGCCCCTCGGGCTGAATGATGGTAATAAATTACTAATGCCAAGTACCAAACACAGGAGTATAACTCAGCACTTTCATGATTCTTTTCACCCTAGAAGGGattctttgtttctgttaatGTCTCATTTGTTTATAGGGGTAAATCTTTTCAAGACACTAAAACAGGTGACTTAGCCCTGTGAGCTCTGTGCCTGACATGACCCAAACGGCCAGcaattttctccttctccagTTAAACCTGTCCAAAATTGAGGAACCTATCTACATGAGAACTGGCAACTCTAATTTACCCTGAAGCCTTTCTGCAGGagattcaaatatttgctaatgcTTACTGATACCTTCACTGGTTAGATCGAGGCATTCCccaccccatctgaaaaatgtttaccaGAAGAAATAACTCCTCAGTTTGGGTAATCCAAAAGCCTGCAAAGTGACAATGGCCCATCTTTCACAGCAGGCGTAACCCAACACCTATCCTCAGCTTTAAGAATCCAATATTACCTTCACTCTGCTGGAGACCGCAGTCCTCTGGAAAGGTGAAAGGGCTAATCCTAAAGAAGACTAGCTAAATCAGAGGCCTGACTATCTCTAACACCCATAGCTTACTGCGGGTTTGAACTGCTCCAAAGTAAAACgtataattaagtcctgttgaGTTAACATGTGGAAGGCCTTTCCTAACCACAGATCTCCTAATAGATGAAAAGACTCATCGGTTACAAAAATATGTCATCAATCTGGGACAGGTGCAAAGGCACTCTGTGAATATGGAAACAAGAGTCTTCCCCTCCCACATGGGAGGAAAAATCAGTTTCAGCTCAGCTAGGAATTTAGTCTTACTAAAGACGTGGGAGGAAGTTCTTCAGCTGAGCAGCTTTCCCCAACGTGGAAGGGACCATAGCAAGGATACCTGAGTTCTCCAACAGACGTTCAATGCCAAGGGATTCACAGGTGGGTGCACCTGTGTGGAAGTAAAGCTGTTGCTTATTCTGGGAGCCCAatcggaggctgagggaggtggacgCGGGGCTATTTAAGCGTTAGCGGAGGGCGGGCTGGGTCGCTGCgcctctgctcctccttctcGCGCTTCTGTTGCCGCCCTAATCCTGCCTTAGCCATGAGGGAGATTGTGCTCACGCAGATCGGGCAGTACGGGAACCAGATCGGGGCCAAGGTTGGCAGCCGGGGCTCTGAGGGCCCAGCCCGGGCCTACCGGGTGGCCGGGGAAGATGTTGGCAGTGGCGGGAGCGGTGCCCCTGCATTGCGGCCCCTGGGCTCCCTGTCGGGGACGGTGGAACTGGGCGGCTGGTGAGGCGGCTGGGGTGGACCCCAGGGACAGGGCGGCCtagggatgggggtgtggatgagggtgggggtgggagaggggctggggcgcCTCCGTGACTCAGCCCCGGCCTGTCTGGCCCCTCCTGTCTGTTGCAGTTCTGGGAGGTGATCTCTGATGAACATGCCATCGACTCCGCTGGCACCTACCATGGGGACAGCCACCTGCAGCTGGAGCGCATCAACGTGTACTACAACGAGGCCAGCGGTGAGACCCTCGTCCTTCCCCCACCGCCCTCCTGGGAACGTAGCTCTCCCCTCGCTCATGCCCTCCCTCCCCACGCAGGTAGCAGGTACGTGCCCCGCGCTGTGCTCGTGGATCTGGAGCCGGGCACCATGGACTCTGTGCGCTTGGGGCCCTTCGGGCAGGTCTTCAGGCCAGACAACTTCATTTCCGGTGAGCTGCGGGCGAGGACTGGGGTGCGGCTCCTTAGCCAGGGCAGCTCAAAATCTAGGAACACCCCAAGGTCATCCTGTGGGAACTGTGGCGCCAGGGCCCCTGAACACCCTCCTATCCGCCGAGTCGAGTCGCTCAATCTGCCTGTCCTAAACGGGCTTCGGGAGGAAGGCCCGGGTGTCTCCTCAAGGTGAGGAGCTACTGATGTCCTTGTCGGGAGCTGAGCTGGGGTCGTGGCTACTGCCTTTCCTGAGAATGGGCAGGAGCCACCTGCAGCGAGGTCTGTGAGCCCGTCTCAGGTTTGACTCCTGTCTTAATTTCTAACAGGGGAAGCTGCTGTCCTGTAACTCTGGGGGAGCGGGTTTCATTTGCTCCACCTGCAGGGCGAATGGTGCTTTCACCTCACATGTGACACTTGGCCCTTTCTGCATTATGGTGGTGACCACTGATGACCGTATACCTGGCCGTCGAGTGACTGGCTGTACTGTCTTACAGGTCAGTGTGGGGCCGGAAACAACTGGGCCAAGGGACACTACACCGAAGGCGCGGAGCTGATGGAGTCAGTGATGGACgttgtcaggaggctgagagctgtgactgcctgcagggtttcCAGCTGACCCACTCCCTGGGTGGGGGGACTGGGTCTGGGATGGGTACCCTTCTCATCAGTAAGATCCGGGAGGAGTACCCAGACAGGATCATAAACACATTGAGCATCCTGCCCTCGCCCAAGGTGTCAGACACCGTGGTGGAGCCCTACAACGCCACCCTCTCAGTCCACCAGCTCATGGAAAACATGGATGAGACCTTCTGTATAGATAACGAAGCGCTATATGACATATGTTCCAAGGCCCTAAAACTGCCCACACCCACCTATGGTGACCTGAACCACCTGGTGTCTGCTACCATGAGTGGGGTCACCATGTGCCTGCGCTTCCCGGGCCAGCTGAATGCTGACCTGCGGAAGCTGGCCGTGAACATGGTTCCGTTTCCCCGGCTGCATTTCTTCATGCCCGGCTTTGCCCCACTGACCAGCCGGGGCAGCCAGCAGTACTGGGCCTTGACTGTGGCTGAGCTCACCCAGCAGATGTTTGATGCTAAGAACATGATGGCTGCCTGTGACCCCCATCACGGCCACTACCTAACGGCGGCTGCCATTTTCAGGGGTCGCATGCCCATGAGGGAGGTGGATGAACAGATGTTCAACATTCAAGATAAGAACAGCAGCTACTTTGCTGACTGGCTCCCCAACAACGTAAAAACAGCCGTCTGTGACATCCCACCCCGGGGGCTAAAAATGTCAGCCACCTTCATTGGGAATAATACGGCCATCCAGGAACTCTTCACATGTGTCTCAGAGCAGTTTACAGCAATGTTCAGGCGCAAGGCCTTCCTCCACTGGTACACAGGCGAGGGCATGGATGAGATGGAATTCACCGAGGCCGAGAGCAACATGAACGACCTGGTGCCTGAATATCAGCAATATCAGGATGCCacggcggaggaggaggaggatgaggagtgtGCTGAGGAGGAGGTGGCCTAGAACTCTCCTTTTCTAGGTAAAGGGGGGAAGCAGTGTGGATTCTTTCCTGTGTTCTGACAGCCATGTGTCACTATGCGCTTGTTCATTTGTGTCTTCACATCTCCTGCtgcattttaaagcatttgtATAGTATGCGGTTTTGCCTAATAAAGTGTTCTCACAGCATCTGGTTTCACCTCCATCTTCCATGGGCCCTCTGGCTACTGCTGCCAGATGCACACAGTTGTCCTGCAAGGCGGAAGCTGTCTGGGCTTATCACATGCCCAGGAACAAGCATTCCAGTGGCTCCAGGAGGGCTCAGCATGGGCTGTGGACATGGCAGGCAGGCTTCACGCAAACTTGGGGATGCCCTGGGCCTTGGGCAGCGACGTGGTGGAAAACCTGTTCCTGAAGAAAAGCCTTGGCTTATCCCATGTACCAAACTTCTAGGGGACCAGCTGGCCATGTTTTGGAACTTTGTCCACCAGGGTCGCTGACCCCTTTTAATGTCCCCAAAGTCCCATCTTGGAGTAGGAATGTGGTCAGACAGCTGGCTCTGAACCAGCAATGAAGGGTGTGCAAGTTGGACCCCAGCCACTCCATCACCACGATGGCCTGGGTGTGATTGTGTGGCCTCATTCTCTTAATGAGGTGGGCATGGGATATCTGGCAGGGACTAGGCAGGAATCGAGCCCAGTGTTTGCTAACATGCACTGAACCCTATGTAGAAGGGGATTAGGTCCTGGGGGCTGCAGATGTGGTTGCTGGGCCTGTGACATGCACTGAACCCTATGTAGAACCCTATGCAGCCCCTTGAAACTTCCCAGGATGGCTGGTTTTTGGGGTTTATCACcttatttttctccctctggTTTTAGCCACTGTAGGCCAGTTTGTTCACAGTTTGTTCACCAACTTTGGCTCATTTCATTACCTTATCAGAGGTGGGAATTCTGAGGTCCCTAAGCCAGAGGCTTTCAGGGATGTGGCTCCCTCTGCCGCCCTGGCAGGGAGGGCGCAGGGGTCCCAGGTGGAGCCTCTGACCTAGAGCCTTTGGCTCTAGAGCCTGGAGCCTTACCGCAAGGCTGCCTGTGGGTTTGGCGTCGGGAAACAAcccagcctggagcccaggctgcTGGTTATCTGGAGACAGCCTCCCCGTAAGATTTCTCTGAGACAAGAAACAATTATGCAAATTATCCTAATTCTGTTTGAGAGAATAGAGAGATTGATTGCAGAGACAAACCATTTAGGCAGGCAATGTAGAAGGTGTTTCCACGGCTAATCTGCCTTCAAAGGAGAGGGATTTTGTTTGTAAACTTCAGACCCAGAAAATTGATTGTTCTGTCAACTTTAGATAATTATCTGTCCTCCCTGAGGCCCTAAGCTTAGCAGAAATGTTCTTTCTCTGAATCAGTACTCAGCTTTGGATCTCTGTTGGGTTCCCTGTGGAGTGCTAAATCAGAGATTCCCCCAAAGCAGTGGATCAGGAGCCTTCCTCCAGCCACAGTGCCCATCCTGCCTGCAGAAGAATGGACAGAGGGATGGGAGGGCTGCAGAGCTGGCACTGTGTCCCTGGAGGGGCTGGTGGGGACTCACTGTTCGGGGGACAGGGGAGGCAGAGTCCACACTCAACTGCTGCGTGGAGATGGGCATGAAGGGCAGGCAGGTCTGGCCTTGGCCTTGCGGTTTGTTTCCATTAAAGACCTTCAAGACCAGAAGGGACCAATAGGGCCGGACTATGCAGGGAGAGAAGAGGTTCTAGGGAACTGAGTTCCGAAGTCTTCGTCTTCTCACTGTGCAATGGGGTTCACCTATAAAGCAGGCTGCTTGTCCTCGGGAGAGCTCATTGTGGAGAAACATCACTGGACAGAGCCCCTCCTTATCTGCATCAGACTCCTCTGGTCTCCCCGGTTGCCTTTTTCTCTGCCCCTAAGGGCACCTGTTCCTGGAGAGGCTCTCAGGACAGTATCCTGGACACCCCCTGCCTGGACACCCCTTGCCTGGCACCCTTCCTCTCCACAATGTCGTCAGAGAGCTCCACCTGCCCTTCTAGCCCCCTGGTCCAGCACTGCTGGTCATGAGGTTTGGGCCCTGTGACCTGCCCAGATCCAAGCTGTGGGGAAAGTTTGCTGAGACCAGTTTGGGGAACAGAGGGGCCTTGTTGTACCATTTGTTCTGGGCACAGGGGACCTCCTGCATCGTCTATCTCCTCCATGAGATGCTAGTTTCAGGGATTCCTTGGGGACACTGGAGAGCAGGGCTGGCTCAGGCAGGGGCCTGACCATAGTCCAGACAGTGCAGACCCTACCTGAGGTGCCACACGGGCCCTCATCAGTCTTCTCTTCACACAATGGAGTCACTCCTGTGCCTCCCCTGTCTGCACTCCATTGAGCCGGGAAAGGCCTGCAGTAGCCAATGCCCACATTTGAGTTTCAAATGTGAATATACCCAGGGATTGCAATTTAccaaaagatgaaggaaaaggcCTCTCCCAGTACTTGGTCAACATTATTCTGTggtatttttcagatgaaattaGCATTTAAGCCAGTATACTTTTAGTAAAGCAGATTAtgctccataatgtgggtgggtctcatccaatcagttgaaggccttaaaggAAGAAATACTGACCTCCCAGgggaagagggaattctgcccctggactcaagccactCTTCCTTGGATTCTAGCCTCTGTAATTACACGAGACAATTCTGGacatctcctcctctcttttctgtttctctggaaaaccctgactaatgcaaTTCTTGTTAAGCTGCTTTTAAGAAgtgtgaagaaaatattaaaaagatgtaaCTAAGAATTTTGAGTGGACGATCTAATTATTTCACACTGGCTGAGATCTCCCTGATGTTGACATTGCAATGACACTGTGCACTTCTTGGGGTAAGAAAAAGTGCAGTCTCAGTATCCCTCCCACTAAATAGGAAGGCAAATTGCCATTTCCCGAAAAGTCCAGAATAGTAAGTAGGTTGACGAGTAACTCTTGAAGTTACATAAGACAAATCAGTTGCAACAGAGGATCATAAACCCCTCGTGTACGGAAGGAAAACAAGTTTGTCAATGTGCAAACTGTAAGTCTAAGTTCCTACTTCTGTAAAAAGTAGagtttcctcttcaaagactttccttcccatctcattagaaataaatagtaacttctcttagaagcaaaatttattcaaagacctgtgctaacattcttaaatatctgctagccctaataaagaaatcaatgtactttatgttcttagctcccacaatttagcctaaatatttgccctggcatgcttatactagTCCAAGCAAGCTTTAGGTCATTGCCTGTTCCTCTTCTTTATTCGAaggtgtttttacttttttcagcattccacaagttacttcctccttcctttgttctcctctgccttttcctctctaaaaaagttctaagttgctagccaatcggaacaaatacagaatgtgaggtcccgttccagccgctggaaactggacacagcagtagggtggatgcgtcaggttataaatgaccctgtctcctttgctcAGTATACTcttgtggcaaaactgctggtgagtgtaccctttctgcagaaattaaaaaaaaataaaaatggccttgctgaggaaattaaatttacattcaagtgctatttctttaccgCACTGGGAACAAGCATGTCAAACAATTTCAACCCTGCTGGACCTCATCAAGTGAGGGCCGGGATGGAAAAGCGGCCGTGCCGAGGTGCCCCGGAAGCAGCCTCCGGAGTGTGCGTCAGAGTTTCTGGCCATTTCAGCTAAGACTTTTCTTCTGACAGActagaagtgaaaaaaagaattatttacttTGTTGGGAAATGTGACAAAAGGTTAAAATTCTACtagttcataaaatatttgaagctaactttgtttttataaataaaattgtatttacaatTTAAGTTTTAGTTCTCATCCTTGCTGTTATAAAAGTTATTCTAAGTTATGTCAGTCTTTGAGGGTAAATGTAGAGTATTTAAAATAGCCTATATTTGGAAAACTGAACAGTGTTTGTTGTCATGATTTTACTTTGTTCTTGACCACATTGGTCCCAGAGAAAGTCAAGGTCTTCACCCACGGATTCAAGATTCTTGTGGCAgctgctgaattcttttccaaCAATGCTTGGGCCTCATCAGCGTCATGTTTGTGCACTACCCCAGCCCCAACCACAGACATGGGCAGGAGGAACAGAGCTCTACTGTGTAGCGTCACTGCCAGTAAGAGTCTGGCTCTCCCATGAAGCATTACTCTTCCTCTGCATGTATCTTAGAATTTCAAAAGCCATTTGGCCTCCATTTCTTTAGATTGTGGATAAGATCCATAAACTTGTACTGGGGTCACTGTTCCTCCAGCCTCTTTAGCACGTATCTGCAGTCTCATTTCCAGGCTGTTTCCTCTATGGGCCACTGCCTGCAGAATTCCCAGATGAATCCATTGCCCATTCCCTGTAGCCACATCTCCAAATCCACAGCCGTTCTCAGCAGCTGCCTGTACACTCACATCCCAGAGGTCAAGTTGCCACAGCTGGTGTGTGTTTCCAGCCACTAGGCAACCCCAGGTCTTCATCTGAGCACCCAGGGCCAgaagtctcaccctgtccccCATACCATCCCTTCCCAGCCAGCCacagtttccttccttctgttgctCACACAGTGCTCTCAGCCCCAGATGCCCTTCCTGACATTTCCTCCCAAGGAAACCCAAGTCCTCCGTCAGGGTCCACCCAAATGTCCACACTCTCTGGTAGCCTGCCCAGCCCCAGAGGCTCCCTTGAGCTCCCTTCCCCCAttagagcctacagaggcagtgCTGCCCAGCAGACATCTCGGCTGGGAGTCAAACAGAGCAAGGCTATTTTGGTCCCTCTCTCCACTCTATGTGACCCTGAAATGTGCCCTGGCCTTAGGAAACATTCAGCTACATCAGAGAACGTGAGTATGCATGTGGTTTGTATAACACAGGCAAGACATGGTTTTTAGATACGTTCAGAATAGATAGTTACAGAGAACAGGTATGTTACATGTGGGAAGGAAGAGACACAAGGGCCAAGAGATACTTAATATGCATGAGGCTCCTGGGCACTAAATGTTCAATTCACAATGTGCCTTTATACAAGAGACACCTAAACATGCAGAACCATGGGGCCTTCGTTCACCACCATTCCTGGTGCCCATTCTGGTCGCATGCGTCCTCTGCCCAAGAAACACGTAGAACCCATGGCAGTGCGACAGCTGCTTCTTGGCAACTCCACCATGATCAGGCACACTTGTCCCATGTCTGTCCCATTGAGCTGGTGTGTGTCATAAGCCCTTCAGCTGTGAGCACTCTTGCCCAGACCTCGGCTCTGGTCCTCGTGGTCACACCTGAGGGGGTGAGGTTGActagcagagaaagaagagaaccgATGAATGTTGACAGCACAGGAATCAGGTCATACGGCCCTCCCATCTCCTTCCCTCAGCTGCTTGCTGTGTTTTACGAATGGATTTTATAAACCTGTGATTCGAGCATCCTCAGTTGCTTCTCGAGCCTTTCCGCTCCATGAACTCTGGGACAGCTTGCCTGGTACTGCAGCTGGAGGACATC
This genomic window from Pan paniscus chromosome 11, NHGRI_mPanPan1-v2.0_pri, whole genome shotgun sequence contains:
- the LOC129393119 gene encoding LOW QUALITY PROTEIN: tubulin beta-8 chain-like (The sequence of the model RefSeq protein was modified relative to this genomic sequence to represent the inferred CDS: inserted 1 base in 1 codon), with product MDSVRLGPFGQVFRPDNFISGQCGAGNNWAKGHYTEGAELMESVMDVVXEAESCDCLQGFQLTHSLGGGTGSGMGTLLISKIREEYPDRIINTLSILPSPKVSDTVVEPYNATLSVHQLMENMDETFCIDNEALYDICSKALKLPTPTYGDLNHLVSATMSGVTMCLRFPGQLNADLRKLAVNMVPFPRLHFFMPGFAPLTSRGSQQYWALTVAELTQQMFDAKNMMAACDPHHGHYLTAAAIFRGRMPMREVDEQMFNIQDKNSSYFADWLPNNVKTAVCDIPPRGLKMSATFIGNNTAIQELFTCVSEQFTAMFRRKAFLHWYTGEGMDEMEFTEAESNMNDLVPEYQQYQDATAEEEEDEECAEEEVA